The segment GATGCTGGTGATCGCCGCGCCGCCGCTGGTGTAACGGGTTTCCGGGTCGGCACCGAGGTTGCCGACGATGATGACCTTGTTGATGCCACGTGCCATGGAAGGAATGTCCTCTGTGAGCCGGCGCTGCGTTCTGGGGCAGTCAGCACCGGGATGGTTGATCCGGCAGCCATCATAACCGTGGGCCGGCCGTCGAAAACAGGAAGAATTTTTCCGTCATGACCCGCCTGCCGGCCCGGCAAGGACTCCGGCTGGCGTCCGGATCGGACGAAAAACCAGGCGAATCAGACCACTGGCGGTTCTCAGCGGCTGCGACACAGGGGCCAAGTGGCTTTTGTAGGAGCGCACCCAGTGCGCGATGGGCAGTACGGTTTCCCCGCCCGCTCGCGATAACCCGGTATAGGGATTCCATGCGGGACGGTCGCGCACTGGGTGCGCTCCTACAGGGAGGCTCGCCCTGTTCCTCAGTTCCCGCTGATGAAGCGGTAGCCCACGCCCGGTTCGGTCTTCAGCCAGCGGGGCGAGGCCGGGTCGTCGCCCAGTTTCTGGCGAAGCTTGCCCACGACGATGCGCAGGTAGTGGCTGTCGTGGGTGTGGGTGGCGCCCCAGATGTCGCGCAACAGCTGCTGCTGGGTCACGACCCGGCCGGCATGGCGCAGCAGCACGGCCAGCACGGCGTATTCCTTGCGGGTCAACGCGAGCAGCTGGCCGTCGAGCGTGACCTCGCGCCGCGCCAGGTCGATGGCCAGCCGGCCGTCGTCGTAGCGCTGCGGCGCATCGGGCTCACCGGGCCGGCTGCGCAACAGTACACGCAGGCGTGCCATCAGCTCCTGGATGCCAAAGGGCTTGGTCACGTAGTCGTTGGCGCCTGCGTCCAGCGCCTTCACCTTCTCGGTTTCCGAATCGCGCACGGACAGCATCAGCACCGGCACCTGGCTCCACTGGCGCAATTCGGCCAGTACCTCATGGCCTTCGCGGTCCGGCAGGCCGATGTCGAGCACCACGAGGTCCGGCGAGCGCGTGGCGGCCAGAGCGAGTCCCTCGGCCGCGTTCGCGGCGAGCAGTACTTCATAGCCTTCCGCGCGGAGACCTATGTCGAGGAACTTGCGGATCTGCGCCTCGTCGTCGATGACCAGGACACAGGGGGCAGCGGCAGTCATGCGTTGTTTTCGGGCGGCGCCGGCAACGGCAAGGTGATGCGAATGGTGGTGCCAACACCGTCGCCCGGCAAGGCTTCCACGCTGCCGCCGTGGGCGCCGATCATGCCGCGGCAGATGGCAAGGCCCAGGCCGGTACCTTGCGGCGCCCGGTCGCCACGGGACACCGAGTAGAACATGTCGAAGATGCGCGCGCGTTCGTCCTCGGGGATGC is part of the Dyella jiangningensis genome and harbors:
- a CDS encoding response regulator, whose translation is MTAAAPCVLVIDDEAQIRKFLDIGLRAEGYEVLLAANAAEGLALAATRSPDLVVLDIGLPDREGHEVLAELRQWSQVPVLMLSVRDSETEKVKALDAGANDYVTKPFGIQELMARLRVLLRSRPGEPDAPQRYDDGRLAIDLARREVTLDGQLLALTRKEYAVLAVLLRHAGRVVTQQQLLRDIWGATHTHDSHYLRIVVGKLRQKLGDDPASPRWLKTEPGVGYRFISGN